A genomic region of Trichothermofontia sichuanensis B231 contains the following coding sequences:
- a CDS encoding NAD(P)H-quinone oxidoreductase subunit N — translation MALLTTGKRFIRDLEANGALGLYIPLEGGFEGRYQRRLRNAGYPSIHLSAKGLGDLSAYLMGVHGVRPPHLGKKTVGKDAAVGNVYFVPPIVGMHLEQLPSQAKGLILWLIEGYVLSEQELAYLAALPSLEPRLKVVVEMGGERSFTWKPLKTLLAAA, via the coding sequence ATGGCACTCCTCACCACCGGTAAGCGCTTTATTCGAGACCTGGAAGCTAACGGTGCTTTAGGGCTATACATCCCCCTGGAAGGCGGCTTTGAAGGTCGCTATCAACGCCGATTGCGCAATGCAGGCTATCCAAGCATTCACCTTTCTGCCAAGGGATTGGGGGATTTGTCAGCTTATCTGATGGGCGTGCATGGGGTACGTCCACCGCATCTGGGTAAAAAGACTGTGGGTAAGGATGCGGCAGTGGGCAATGTGTATTTTGTGCCGCCGATCGTGGGGATGCACCTGGAACAACTGCCCTCGCAGGCGAAGGGGCTAATCCTCTGGTTAATCGAAGGCTATGTCTTGAGCGAACAGGAACTGGCCTATCTCGCCGCGTTGCCCAGTTTGGAACCCCGCCTGAAGGTTGTGGTCGAGATGGGAGGGGAACGCAGCTTTACCTGGAAGCCTTTGAAGACGCTCTTAGCGGCTGCCTGA
- a CDS encoding Nif11-like leader peptide family natural product precursor, which translates to MSKDNVFRFFSKAAKNDQLKDKLQTVTSPADLVSLGKEEGLEFSSEHVDEVIGELKEQPDFFRSLAAAVLEVFTPSHDDYPEVGVQPFSGDPNPHP; encoded by the coding sequence ATGTCTAAAGATAATGTCTTTCGATTCTTTTCCAAGGCAGCTAAAAATGATCAGTTAAAAGATAAGCTGCAAACGGTGACAAGTCCGGCGGATCTGGTTAGCTTAGGCAAAGAGGAGGGGTTAGAATTTTCCTCAGAGCATGTGGACGAGGTGATTGGAGAATTAAAGGAGCAACCGGATTTCTTCCGATCGCTAGCTGCTGCTGTTTTAGAGGTTTTTACCCCTTCCCATGATGACTACCCGGAAGTGGGCGTACAACCTTTTAGCGGTGATCCCAATCCCCATCCCTAA